The Miscanthus floridulus cultivar M001 chromosome 6, ASM1932011v1, whole genome shotgun sequence genomic interval gctgtggaaaagttCTTATGAGCTGCAACAAAAGTTGTTGTGAGCTATGTGCTGTGGAAAAGCTATAAGTtgtttggttgaaacaacaatGAAACCTACATACACACACTCCCTCTCTCCCTTGAAACAATTATGAAACATCTCTCTATTTCTTCCCATTTGAAAAAACAGAaatccaaaatccaaaaaaaggTACAAGGTGGTGCAAAAATTGTACTATGTGAAAGTAGCAACTTCTAGTTCTACTCGTTTGGTTGGTGTTTTGCTTTTTGACAGCATAAGTACTTTTCAGAAGTTGAACCATTGCAATCTCACAATGTTGAAAATGTCTTGAACTCATTTGGCTTTATGGATATCAAGGCTTCTCTAGCACCTTACGGTCCCAGTAAGACACTTCAAAAGAACAAAAGAATAGTAAGAGACCAATTGTGGGACTCTTAGATTATCGGTTCACTCATGTACTTAGCTAGCACATCAGGAGTAGACATCCTTTTATTGTGAGCAAATTAAGCAGATTTATGATGATCATTGGGATGCATTTGAGAGGGTCTTGTGCTATCTTAAGGGTACCATTAGTTATGTGATTCACTATTTAGGGGGACCCAGCTATGCTTGAAGAATATAATTAATAGTTCAATCTAGATATCTGATGTTGATGAGCTTTACGTTAGAAGTCGGTATGTGTTTACTCTTGGTGGTGGTGCAACATCATGGAGGTCATGCAAATAGTCCATTTTGATGAGCTCAACCATGGAAGAAGAACTTATTGCTTTGGATGCAGCTATTGCAGAGACATAATGGCTACATGAACTCTTGAAGGACTTGCATGTCGTTGAAAAATTAATACCGACTATGCTTATAAATTGTGGCAAACAAATTCTTATTTTAAAGGTGAACAATGCTAAGGATAATGTTAAGTCATCAAGACACAAAATACACGTTTGTCAGGAAATTTTAAAACTCTGGAGTGATAGCTATTGCTATATATTCAAATAGACAAAAACCTGGCAGATCCCATTACAAAAAGGCTATCTCGGAATGTGATAGAAAATTCATCGAGGGAGGTGGGTATGATACCCAAGTGAGTTTTACCATATTGGTAACCTAACCCATTTTTTATCAGAGATCCTGTGACTCTGGACGTAGGAAAAATAGGATATTGGTTAACAGAGGAGAGTAATTTATAACCCTCTCTAAGTGAAGATGCAATACTCTCAAAGCTGTAAGGCGGATTAGGTCATGTCCTTAGTAAGCAAATATGTTGTCCTAGAAAGCATTTTTAAAGAACTACACCTATAAGAGGTATACTAGATTGTTAGGCACTGTAATCTATAAGACTGGTGATCTCTAGTAATCTTGTGACGAAGAAACCAGGGAGTATGATGTATATACTCCACTCATGGAGTAAGCTATTGGCATCCAGGTATTGGTTATGACTTTGGGTGAAACATGTTTGCACAAAACTTGTAATCGAAGGCATAGTCCATTAGTCAAGTTGTGGATGGGTGTAGCCTAAGAAGCTCTTTGCTGATGTTCAACTTAATAAACTCTGctaaaacactggtatataaataGTAGTGGGAGAAGGAACATTTTCTATATTGGGCATTTGAGATCTGGTGGAGGATTTTTAGAATTTATATAGATTGGTTACCAGAAGCCCATATGTAGAAATTCTAATAAATTTCGAATGCCTATTGCATGTGTTCCCTGATGACCTTTAATGTTTAAACTCACAAGTAGAAGTGGAAGGTGTGCCATTAATTAGTACTGTATTGCTAATTGATGTGGATGTAGGGGGCCTCCCTCATATGTATCAACCTCTCCTAGGAAGGGCGCATCAGAACTGCTATTGGGGGGCCTCTAGTGTTGGAAATATCTAAGATAGTTAATTAGATTTCCCCGCTTCTCTATTGCGATGTTATCGTAGTCTATCCCATCCCAATCACCGGTACACACACCAGAACTACGATATGAGTGCCCTTCTGATCACTGGTGGCACCAATAATTGAGAGAGCAAGTTTTCAACACCTCTCGCTCTTGTAATCCTGCACCGAGAGAGGATGGATAAAGTTTTTGGGAAGCGCTTCACATGACTTCTCACATTCTTCAGCAAGAGTCGCCATTAGGGCAAGACAGACGGTGtctgttgcaagtatttcatctagatgttgcattgCAATGGCTTAcaagtgttttgcaagtgtttgagacatatgttgcaagtatttcagctTTTTTcgaatgtatgttgcaagtgttttatccgggtgttgcaaaagtagatttggtGTTGCGCATGTTGCAATGGGACCCACTGTCGCAACCACCTGCTGCAGCCGCTGGGTGACGTCTGGGCGGTACGGGCCCGCTGCTGGGACGCTACCAAGCGGGCGCAAATGGGCTCGTGAGAAACCAAGCACAAGCGTGGGGGCCATGCGTTGGGGCACGCAAAAAACAGATGGTGTGGGGTCCTTCTCCTACGCCGCAGCGCCGTTACTACAAAATCCAGGCGCTAGCAAGTCCGTCACTACAAATGCTCTCTTTATTGCACAGTATAAGGGCTTGATTAGATGGCTTCCAAAATATGGGTCGTTTGCGATTAAAATTTGTCATGCTaaagatttggcaagccaaagtTAGGTAAAAAAGTTACCATAGATTTGGCAAGCTAAATGTGAGAGGTTGGCAAGTTTTGGTAGCCAACCAAATATTAGCCAAAATCATGACTTACCAAATCTTTGGTTTGGCAAATTTTGGAAGCCAACCAATCTGGCTCTATGTCCTGACAAAGATTTGGCAAACCATGATTTTAGCTATTATTTTGTTTGCAACCAAAACTTGTCAACTTCTCAAATTTGGCTTGCTAAATCTACGACAATTTTTTTTATCTAATTTTGGCTTGACAAATCTTTGGTATGACAAATTTTAGTCGCAAACTAATCAGGTACCTAAATAATGACCTCTTACTATCGCACTCACAAAATATGTATATTACTAGAAAGCTTCCAAAAAAACGTTAGATAAATCAAAATTAATCAAAGTAAAAGAAAAGCAATCGTGTGAatcattttttttctcaaatatgcAAGAGCGTTAACGAGTTTACAGTACAAGTGGCTTCAATCGTGTGAATCGTCCAGTGCAGGGAGATTTCTCTCGAATGGAAGCGGGCCATTTCTAGTTCTAGAAGCAATAATTGTGGACAGCAGTGGAGATAGCTCTAGATGTCTCAGGAATGGGTTGTACTAACTCATGGATGATCTGATCCTATAAATACCCCGCCACGCACAGAGCTGCAACCCACCCAGGAAATCACAGAGCGATACTCCATAGCAATAGCAAATTAAGCACACTTCCTAAAGCACTCTTGCAATCCACTGATTTCGACGCATAGAGCATCGACAATGTCTCTGGTGAGGCGCAGCAACGTGTTCGACCCCTTCTCCCTCGACCTCTGGGATCCCTTCGACAACATGTTCCGCTCCATCGTGCCGTCGGCCTCCACCGACTCCGAGACCGCCGCGTTCGCCAACGCCCGCATCGACTGGAAGGAGACGCCCGAGGCGCACGTGTTCAAGGCCGACCTCCCCGGCGTCAAGAAGGAGGAGGTCAAGGTCGAGGTGGAGGACGGCAACGTGCTGGTCATCAGCGGCCAGCGCAGCAAGGAGAAGGAGGACAAGAACGACAAGTGGCACCGCGTGGAGCGCAGCAGCGGCCAGTTCCTCAGGCGCTTCCGCCTGCCGGAGAACGCCAAGGTGGATCAGGTCAAGGCTGGCCTGGAGCACGGCGTGCTCACGGTCACTGTCCCCAAGGCGGAGGAGAAGAAGCCTGAGGTGAAGGCTATCGAGATCTCTGGTTAAACATCCATGGACGTGGATTGAAGGTGTACTACTGCTGTGGTGGTCCGTGGCTGTCCTGCATCTGCATGGTTTGTTTGCACTGTGGCTGAGGATGTTTGCTGTGTCTTATACGATATGCACTTCCCTTTGTTCCGTATATGTACATCTTCCTCGTGTGGTTCATGTATTTTCCCTttgaataataataaataaaatcgGGTTTTCCATATCGGATCGGTTGCTTGTATTTGTGTGTATGGAGAGTGTGGTGTATTGTTTCATCTCAGGTTGTTTACATCAAGAATTCAAGATATACCAATGTCATTAACCTAACTCATTTCCATGAGGAGAGGACGAACGCATAATAAGTAGATTGATATTTGGTAATCATTCAAAACAGGGGTTATAAGATCTTCATTTGTAGAAGTTTTACACTACTATATTTACAATCTTTAGAGGTGGGCAAAAATGGTGGCAGAAATGTCCATCTCTAGACAAGCGCTTCTGTTAATCAGGGAGAGCACATGCAGGCTACACTGCTCGCCtatataaataagaaaaaacaaaaaattggGAGCTCGGTGTTGGCCCCGTCCATGTCAGCTCCGGTGGCTTCACAATCTAGTCCTTACTAACCCCATCTTCAGAATCTGAAATGTTTTCACGTTGTCTACAATTGTTTGTGAGAGAGTGAGGGTTAGAAAAAAGAaacagagggggggggggggggggggggggatgccgTGTCCTCGGCGCCACCACCGCCCCTGCCATCCCCACACCCGCCCCCCCTTTGCATCACCGCCCAGCTCCGCATTGCCGGCGAGCACACCAGTGATCTCCACGCGCCAACGAGCCTCCATTAGCCGAAGTAGCAAGGAGATGTTTGCGCTGAAAGAGCATGTTCcaccgtatgtttcaagtgtttctggtgtttcagaggtatttgcaagtgttttatatcgatgttgcaaaagtagatcgagatgttacaCATATTGCAATAGTTATACACGtattttcaagtgtatgttccaaatgtttcatttgtatcagacgtatgttgcaagtgttttcatctggatgttgcaaaagtagatctggatgttgtatatagaTGAATGTTACAAGCGTATGTTTCAGTGTTTCAGGTATTTTTATACGtttgttgcaagtatttcatctagatgttgcattcCAATGGCTTACAAGTGTTCTCcaagtgttttgcaagtgtttcagacatatgttgcaagtatttcagctattttcgaacgtatgttgcaagtgttttatctaggtgttgcaaaagtagatttggtGTTGCGCATGTTACAATGGGACCCACTGTCGTAGCCACCTGCTACAGCTGCTGGGTGACGTTTGGGCGGTATGGGCCCACTACTGGGATGCTACCAAGCGGGCGCAAAATGGGCTCGTGAGAACCCAAGCACCAGTGTGGGGGCCATGCGTTGGGGCACGCAAAAAACAGATGGTGTGGGCTCCTTCTCCTACGCCGCAGCGCCGTTACTACAAAATCCAGGCGCTAGCAAGTCCGTTACTACAAATGCTCTTTTTATTGCACAGTATAAGGGCTTGATTAGATGGCTTCCAAAATATGGGTCGTTTGCGATCAAAATTTGTCATGCTAAAGGTTTGGCAAGCCAAAGTTAGGTAAAAAAGTTACCATAGATTTGACAAGCCAAATGTGAGAGGTTAGCAAGTTTTGTTAGCCAACCAAATATTAGCCAAAATCACGACTTACCAAATCTTTGGTTTGGCAAATTTTGGAAGCCAACCAATCTGGCTCTATGTCCTGACAAAGATTTGGCAAACCATGATTTTATCTATTATTAACCAAAACTTGCCAACTTCTCAAATTTAGCTCGCCAAATCTACGATAATTTTTTTTATCTAATTTTGGCTCGACAAATCTTTGGTATGACAAATTTTAGTCGCAAACTAATCAGGTACctaaataatgaccacttactATCGCACTCACAAAATATGTATATTACTAGAAAGCTTCCAAAAAAACGTTAGATAAATCAACATTAATCAAAGTAAAAGAAAAGCAATCGTGTGAatcattttttttctcgaatatgcaATAGCGTTAACGAGTTTACAGTACAAGTGGCCTAAGCCGGCCCGGCTTCAATCGTGTGAATCGTCCAGTGCAGGGAGATTTCTCTCGAATGGAAGCGGGCCATTTCTAGTTCTAGAAGCAATAATTGTGGACAGCAGCGGAGACACCAcccgccggatccgggagaggggagGGGTGGCCATCAGGATGCCGCCGGAtccaggaggggaggggccgcagTCGGATCTGGGGAAGGAGTGGAGGGGGCAGCGCTGAGGAGAAGGGAAGGGGGCGGCGGCCGGGGGAAGGAGGGGTGGCCTAGCTATCGCCGGATCCggccgggaggggaggggctgccggcggggagaaggggagggggcatgCGGACGCAGCACGGGGAAGGGAGGGGGCGTGCAGACGTGACGCAGAGAAGGGGAGGGGCGTGCGGATGCGGCGcgggggagaaggggagggggcagcGGTCGGGGGAAGGAGGGGTGGCCGGGCCGTCGGATCCGGCCaggaggggagggggcgtgcGGACGCGGCGCAGAGAAGGGGAGGGGCGTGCGGACGCGGAacggggagaaggggagggggccgTGCGGGGAGAAGGGTAGGGCGCGTCCACTGGGGCGTGTTAAAAAACattttttcctttgccgagtgtcctagatctgggcactcggtaaagtttttttttcatttttcttcttctccttctttcctagaaaaaatatttttttccctttgccaagtgtcctagatctgggcacttgacaaagtttttttttcatttttttcttctccttctttcccagaaaaaatattttctttctttgccgagtgtcctggatctgggcactcggcaaagttttttttcaatttttttcttctccttctttcctagaaaaaaagattttacttctttgctgagtgtaaaaaaacactcggcgaaccccatctttgtcgagtgtttttttttgacactcggcaaacctcttctttaccgagtgtttttttgccgattgtttttagcgcagcactcggcaaagaccttgtttgccgagtgccccagagaatacactcggcaaacataaaaacactcggcaaatttgacgttTTCGGTAGTGCATGTACCAACGAAATCAGATGATTTTCAGTCGGGGTCGTGTTTCTTGCAATGACTTTGGTGATTGCCACGACGAGTTCGCCATTGTAGGTGTTGATTTCATGGGCAGACGGCCAATCTATGGCCTTTATCTGCAAGGGGAGGGGTGCTTCTGGGAGCCCCCTACGAGGACAACAACTCTGGGTCATCGATCTCATCATCGATGGTCACGGAGAGGAATTCAAGGTTTGGGAAATAAGAAAAGACAAGGAAACAAAGGGAAAAGCAAGTGAAATAAAAAGGTTTGGGAAGTGTCGATGCTGAGGGTGGGACGCCAGATTCTTGCCAAGGTtaaagcaagtgcatgatgaacTTGTGTCTGGTCTTTGCGCGTATGGATTGAGTACTCAATTGGTTTGATTGTTTCATGTGCTATGTTCCTCTTCATGTGATTCGAGTTCCATGTCTTCCTTTACATTCAATTCATTTTCTGGGGAATTCGGATGTGCAGTGTGGTTTTCAAATTCAAGTTCTAATTTCAAAGTTTTCATTTACATTCAATTCCTGTTCCGGTGAATCTGGATGTGCAATTTGGTTGTTATGTTCATGTTCCTGTGAGTAAGTGTTGGCTCCACTTGCTCGGCTTTACGGGCAAATGCTAAGGATTCAAGTTCGCCATTTCAGACGGAAACTACTATTTCATGGATGTTCTGGTTCTTTGTTCATGAATTCATATGTTgtagttcttcttcttgttctaaaTGTACTTGCTTAGTGTTTTTACTCACTCTTGTGTTTATTTGGTTTTTAGGTACCAATTGATCGTGACATGCATGGGACCAGGAGTAGCACATTCATGAGCCAACCACTTAGTTAAACATGCTTAATTATCTAATTCAAAGTTTTGAACTGTAATATATAGAAAAATTAAGAGGTCGCTTAAAGGTTGTTTTCGATGAGATGGGCTTTGCTCGGGATAGTCCTTTTATTCTGTTTTGGGTTGGGCTATGATGATTATGTCTTTACTTATGAGGTTACATCATCTATGTTGTATGCTTTGCTTGTTAAGAGTTCTAGTTTACTAGGGAAACTCTGCCAAAATTTTAATAATGTCTAAAATTTAGTAGAATTTAAGTGTTGTCTTGTAGCCTCCGGTGGTATTTCTAGACAGGGTGTTACATTAATACCAAGTATAATCTCTCTACAATATTTAACACATGACAGTAGTGTATCCTGTCATGCTCTAACTTCCTGCATGAACATTTGAAGTGCAACTTATTATCTGTTAATTTAAATTTGTATTAATCTTCTCCGAATTCAGAGTCATTGTATTATATTTTCCATTTTAATTCAAACATTCTTTCATGAATAATATCTTTCACCCCATATGCTATtgtatttttttaatttgttttgaACCTTTTGAAATATTAAACTTGTATAGATTGTCGATGCATGTTGCACCAGAAAATTATATGATCATTTGTTTTGACACTTAACTTCAAAATTGTATCTGCAACGGTCTAGTGTTAACAAGTTTTTTCTTATATGTTCTCATATGTATCGAAGAAATTCACAATTGTATCCTTTTGTGTCACATATCCCTTAAACAATGCATTTGTGCTTTCACTCCTTCCTGTTGTACTTAAAAGGGATAAAATGAGCTCATGAAATATGTCGGTACCCAAAACCGGCCTCGGTTCAAATTCTTATGTTGTGAATGAAATCTTTACATAATATTTCGGTTCCTTGTA includes:
- the LOC136461841 gene encoding 16.9 kDa class I heat shock protein 1, encoding MSLVRRSNVFDPFSLDLWDPFDNMFRSIVPSASTDSETAAFANARIDWKETPEAHVFKADLPGVKKEEVKVEVEDGNVLVISGQRSKEKEDKNDKWHRVERSSGQFLRRFRLPENAKVDQVKAGLEHGVLTVTVPKAEEKKPEVKAIEISG